Proteins co-encoded in one Pocillopora verrucosa isolate sample1 chromosome 1, ASM3666991v2, whole genome shotgun sequence genomic window:
- the LOC131785432 gene encoding ficolin-2-like, with amino-acid sequence MYLLQLLLGSLTVAFTNGDPRMMTPVFQAVNFAREIRGRRLNGSVITEIQVDSESSCRLHCVKEISCVSYNFGSTINNNKKFKCQLSDSDRFASFKNFTEDNKFLYRGVKSDCEVSSSLCEENEICVPNYKDNTAECKCRDPSRYTGKPCKAKSCAQLLKDGFTSNGVYTINPDDGKQIPALCDMTTDGGGWTVFQRRLDGSIDFFRDWKSYKEGFGSLSGEFWLGNDNLHRLTDANDVMLRVDLEDFEGNITYAQYNTFKVAHEADNYSLTLGEYNGTAGDSFMFHSSSQFSTKDKENDQDEYRHCADDHKGGWWFAAPGCIHSFLNGLYGSDASPSGIIWEGFQGLYTALKRSEIKIKPKNL; translated from the exons ATGTATCTGCTTCAACTCCTTCTAGGGTCTCTAACGGTTGCTTTTACAAACGGAGACCCTCGAATGATGACACCCGTCTTCCAAGCCGTTAACTTTGCCCGAGAAATAAGAGGTCGACGCCTCAATGGAAGTGTCATCACAGAAATACAGGTGGATTCAGAGAGTTCTTGTCGACTTCATTGCGTCAAAGAAATTTCATGTGTGTCATACAACTTTGGATCcacaataaacaacaacaagaagTTTAAATGTCAACTAAGCGACTCCGATCGCTTTGCTAGCTTCAAGAATTTCACGGAAGACAATAAATTTCTCTACCGAGGAGTGAAG AGTGATTGTGAGGTCAGCTCTTCCCTTTGTGAAGAAAACGAGATCTGTGTTCCCAACTATAAAGACAACACTGCGGAATGCAAATGTCGTGATCCTTCTAGATATACTGGAAAACCATGCA aagcaaaaagCTGCGCCCAACTACTTAAAGATGGTTTCACTTCCAATGGCGTGTACACCATCAATCCAGATGACGGTAAACAAATACCAGCGTTGTGTGACATGACCACGGACGGTGGAGGTTGGACCGTTTTTCAGAGACGTTTGGACGGCTCTATTGACTTCTTTCGTGACTGGAAATCTTATAAAGAGGGGTTCGGAAGTTTGAGCGGCGAGTTCTGGCTCGGAAACGACAATCTTCATCGTTTGACGGATGCTAATGACGTCATGTTGAGAGTTGACTTGGAGGACTTTGAGGGGAACATCACATACGCTCAGTACAATACATTTAAGGTAGCACACGAGGCTGATAATTACAGTCTCACTCTCGGAGAATACAATGGCACAGCGGGAGATTCCTTCATGTTTCATAG ttcaaGTCAGTTTTCCActaaagataaagaaaatgaccagGATGAATATCGGCACTGCGCGGACGATCATAAAGGAGGCTGGTGGTTTGCTGCACCTGGGTGCATCCACTCTTTTCTTAACGGGTTATACGGTTCTGACGCCAGCCCGTCTGGGATTATCTGGGAAGGATTTCAAGGATTATATACTGCACTCAAGCGTTCTGAGATAAAAATCAAGCcgaaaaatctttaa
- the LOC131785433 gene encoding microfibril-associated glycoprotein 4-like, translating into MYLLQLLLGSLTVAFTNGDPRMMTPVFQAVNFAREIRGRRLNGSVITEIQVDSESSCRLHCVNEISCVSYNFGSTINNNKKFKCQLSDSDRFASFKNFTEDNKFLYRGVKSDCEVSSSLCEENEICVPNYKDNTAECKCRDPSRYTGEPCEAKSCTQLLKDGFTSNGVYTINPDGGKPIRVLCDMTTDGGGWTVFQRRMDGSVDFYRDWKAYKEGFGSLSGEFWLGNDNLHRLTSANDVMLRVDLEDFEGNITYAEYNTFKVAHEADNYRLTLEEYNGTAGDSFMYHSQMQFSTKDQDSDLSSASCAQLFKGAWWYNECHWSNLNGLYLNGQYSAEGVNWITFRDHHYSLKRTEMKVKNKG; encoded by the exons ATGTATCTGCTTCAACTCCTTCTAGGGTCTCTAACGGTTGCTTTTACAAACGGAGACCCTCGAATGATGACACCCGTCTTCCAAGCCGTTAACTTTGCCCGAGAAATAAGAGGTCGACGCCTCAATGGAAGTGTCATCACAGAAATACAGGTGGATTCAGAGAGTTCTTGTCGACTACATTGCGTCAACGAAATTTCATGTGTGTCATACAACTTTGGATCcacaataaacaacaacaagaagTTTAAATGTCAACTAAGCGACTCCGATCGCTTTGCTAGCTTCAAGAATTTCACCGAGGACAATAAATTCCTCTACCGAGGAGTGAAG AGTGATTGTGAGGTCAGCTCTTCCCTTTGTGAAGAAAACGAGATCTGTGTTCCCAACTATAAAGACAACACTGCAGAATGCAAATGTCGTGATCCTTCTAGATATACTGGAGAACCATGCG aagcaaaaagCTGCACCCAACTACTTAAAGATGGTTTCACTTCCAATGGCGTGTACACCATCAATCCAGATGGTGGTAAACCAATACGagtgttgtgtgacatgacCACGGACGGTGGAGGCTGGACCGTCTTCCAGAGACGTATGGACGGCTCCGTTGACTTCTATCGCGACTGGAAAGCTTACAAAGAGGGGTTCGGAAGTTTAAGCGGCGAGTTCTGGCTCGGAAACGACAATCTTCACCGTTTGACGAGTGCTAATGACGTCATGTTGAGAGTTGACTTGGAGGACTTTGAGGGGAACATCACATACGCTGAGTACAATACATTTAAGGTGGCACACGAAGCCGATAATTACAGACTCACTCTCGAAGAATACAATGGCACAGCGGGAGATTCCTTCATGTATCATAG CCAAATGCAGTTTTCCACGAAAGATCAAGATAGTGATCTATCTAGTGCAAGCTGTGCCCAACTCTTTAAAGGGGCCTGGTGGTACAACGAATGCCATTGGTCCAATCTAAACGGATTATATTTGAATGGCCAATATTCTGCTGAAGGAGTCAACTGGATTACTTTCCGAGACCATCACTACTCACTAAAACGCACtgagatgaaagtaaaaaacaagGGATAA